A window of Sphingobium herbicidovorans contains these coding sequences:
- a CDS encoding GFA family protein: MPYTGSCHCGAVTFTVADAPTEAMSCNCNVCGTQSFAEGDSPDGPVLAFNLRCVPEIDIDALKINKVDGASF; the protein is encoded by the coding sequence ATGCCCTACACCGGAAGCTGCCACTGCGGTGCAGTTACCTTCACCGTAGCCGACGCGCCCACTGAAGCCATGTCCTGCAACTGCAATGTCTGCGGCACGCAATCTTTCGCGGAAGGCGATTCTCCCGACGGGCCGGTCCTCGCGTTCAACCTGCGCTGCGTGCCGGAAATCGACATAGACGCGCTCAAGATCAACAAGGTCGATGGCGCGAGTTTTTAA